A window from Candidatus Omnitrophota bacterium encodes these proteins:
- the recR gene encoding recombination protein RecR, which yields MALYTRSIEELVQQFKRLPGIGTRSAERLALYILGLPLTEAQAFAQAIIKVKERVKYCQRCNNLSEEQLCGICSDPARDQELICVVEEPKDVSAFEKTGSYRGQYHVLMGSLSPLDGIGPEQLRFGSLIQRLRQGHFKELIVATDADAEGDATALYIVQ from the coding sequence ATGGCCCTTTATACGCGTTCCATTGAAGAACTCGTTCAGCAATTTAAGCGCTTGCCGGGGATCGGCACGCGCAGCGCGGAACGGCTGGCCCTCTATATTTTGGGGTTGCCCCTGACTGAAGCCCAGGCTTTTGCCCAGGCGATTATCAAGGTCAAGGAGCGGGTCAAGTATTGCCAACGCTGTAACAATTTGAGCGAGGAGCAACTGTGCGGGATTTGTTCGGACCCGGCTCGCGATCAGGAACTCATCTGTGTGGTGGAGGAACCCAAGGACGTGAGTGCGTTTGAGAAGACCGGGAGTTACCGCGGCCAGTACCACGTGCTCATGGGAAGCCTTTCGCCTTTAGACGGGATTGGGCCGGAGCAGTTGCGGTTCGGGTCCTTGATCCAGCGCCTGCGCCAGGGGCATTTCAAGGAACTCATTGTGGCTACGGATGCGGATGCGGAAGGCGATGCCACGGCCCTTTACATCGTGCAAGA